Proteins encoded together in one Lathyrus oleraceus cultivar Zhongwan6 chromosome 5, CAAS_Psat_ZW6_1.0, whole genome shotgun sequence window:
- the LOC127086306 gene encoding uncharacterized protein LOC127086306 isoform X4 has product MESLDKISSVDKILDLLSTVGYVDATGSDAPPSQKIAAGLSWIIAALNPNSNIIHDENNTHYIEESLKLIECPHPLQQTHIQNCDADALFPVIQWFASRLKSTQEQCVLRDEETIEEEDEVKTTLINKLDELNQRKTNVVEQLDELRARINKEGVDSAVQKFYPFIMSMKNLERKENSFLFNRDSKHSELQAEISELERKIANDYDSKSLTDELHHSFRESLERVDLMKKEHAARLRDVVAVRRQIDDLPCQSEIVQYEHRLSELYAQIQGKHRQTRKYYSTYNALLEIKELMLKETSLLNSIISQFQEAFNSADGRIKIVHSMEGIVKGSQQKLEKVQLGFQEEERICNDLKDRYAAAIGEQKRCYSLMKAFQEKCSKEKLRGQSSR; this is encoded by the exons ATGGAGTCACTAGACAAAATCTCAAGCGTCGACAAAATTTTGGATCTACTTTCCACCGTCGGCTACGTCGACGCCACAGGTTCCGATGCACCGCCGTCGCAGAAAATTGCCGCCGGCCTCTCTTGGATCATCGCCGCCCTCAACCCCAACTCCAACATAAT ACACGATGAAAACAACACACATTACATAGAAGAATCTCTAAAGTTAATTGAATGTCCGCACCCTCTTCAACAAACTCATATTCAAAATTGTGATGCTGATGCTCTTTTTCCCGTTATTCAATGGTTTGCTTCACGTTTAAAATCAACGCAAGAGCAATGT GTACTTCGCGATGAAGAAACTATTGAAGAAGAGGATGAGGTTAAAACTACTTTGATAAACAAGTTGGATGAACTG AACCAACGGAAGACAAATGTTGTGGAGCAGTTAGATGAGTTAAGAGCGAGAATCAATAAGGAAGGTGTTGATTCTGCCGTTCAGAAGTTTTATCCTTTTATCATGTCTATGAAG AATCTTGAAAGGAAGGAAAACAGCTTTCTGTTCAACCGTGATTCTAAGCATTCAGAACTTCAGGCCGAAATTAGTGAATTAGAGAGGAAAATAGCAAATGACTATGATAGCAAGAGCCTTACTGATGAGCTTCATCATTCTTTCCGTGAATCACTTGAAAGAGTCGATTTGATGAAAAAG GAACATGCTGCTAGACTAAGGGATGTAGTGGCAGTAAGACGGCAGATTGATGATCTACCATGCCAATCAGAAATCGTCCA GTATGAACACCGGCTCTCAGAACTGTATGCTCAAATCCAG GGAAAACATCGACAGACTCGCAAATACTATTCTACCTACAATGCTCTGTTGGAAATAAAAGAGTTGATGTTAAAGGAAACATCTTTATTGAATTCGATCATCTCACAG TTTCAAGAGGCCTTTAATAGTGCTGATGGTCGTATAAAAATTGTTCATTCTATGGAAGGAATTGTCAAGGGAAGTCAACAG AAACTGGAAAAGGTTCAACTAGGGTTTCAAGAAGAAGAGAGAATCTGTAATGACCTCAAGGATAGATATGCTGCAGCAATCGGTGAGCAAAAGCGCTGCTATTCTCTGATGAAAGCTTTTCAG GAAAAATGTTCCAAGGAGAAGTTACGGGGTCAGAGTTCCAGATGA
- the LOC127086306 gene encoding uncharacterized protein LOC127086306 isoform X2 — translation MESLDKISSVDKILDLLSTVGYVDATGSDAPPSQKIAAGLSWIIAALNPNSNIIHDENNTHYIEESLKLIECPHPLQQTHIQNCDADALFPVIQWFASRLKSTQEQCVSEVLRDEETIEEEDEVKTTLINKLDELNQRKTNVVEQLDELRARINKEGVDSAVQKFYPFIMSMKNLERKENSFLFNRDSKHSELQAEISELERKIANDYDSKSLTDELHHSFRESLERVDLMKKEHAARLRDVVAVRRQIDDLPCQSEIVQYEHRLSELYAQIQGKHRQTRKYYSTYNALLEIKELMLKETSLLNSIISQFQEAFNSADGRIKIVHSMEGIVKGSQQKLEKVQLGFQEEERICNDLKDRYAAAIGEQKRCYSLMKAFQEKCSKEKLRGQSSR, via the exons ATGGAGTCACTAGACAAAATCTCAAGCGTCGACAAAATTTTGGATCTACTTTCCACCGTCGGCTACGTCGACGCCACAGGTTCCGATGCACCGCCGTCGCAGAAAATTGCCGCCGGCCTCTCTTGGATCATCGCCGCCCTCAACCCCAACTCCAACATAAT ACACGATGAAAACAACACACATTACATAGAAGAATCTCTAAAGTTAATTGAATGTCCGCACCCTCTTCAACAAACTCATATTCAAAATTGTGATGCTGATGCTCTTTTTCCCGTTATTCAATGGTTTGCTTCACGTTTAAAATCAACGCAAGAGCAATGTGTCAGTGAG GTACTTCGCGATGAAGAAACTATTGAAGAAGAGGATGAGGTTAAAACTACTTTGATAAACAAGTTGGATGAACTG AACCAACGGAAGACAAATGTTGTGGAGCAGTTAGATGAGTTAAGAGCGAGAATCAATAAGGAAGGTGTTGATTCTGCCGTTCAGAAGTTTTATCCTTTTATCATGTCTATGAAG AATCTTGAAAGGAAGGAAAACAGCTTTCTGTTCAACCGTGATTCTAAGCATTCAGAACTTCAGGCCGAAATTAGTGAATTAGAGAGGAAAATAGCAAATGACTATGATAGCAAGAGCCTTACTGATGAGCTTCATCATTCTTTCCGTGAATCACTTGAAAGAGTCGATTTGATGAAAAAG GAACATGCTGCTAGACTAAGGGATGTAGTGGCAGTAAGACGGCAGATTGATGATCTACCATGCCAATCAGAAATCGTCCA GTATGAACACCGGCTCTCAGAACTGTATGCTCAAATCCAG GGAAAACATCGACAGACTCGCAAATACTATTCTACCTACAATGCTCTGTTGGAAATAAAAGAGTTGATGTTAAAGGAAACATCTTTATTGAATTCGATCATCTCACAG TTTCAAGAGGCCTTTAATAGTGCTGATGGTCGTATAAAAATTGTTCATTCTATGGAAGGAATTGTCAAGGGAAGTCAACAG AAACTGGAAAAGGTTCAACTAGGGTTTCAAGAAGAAGAGAGAATCTGTAATGACCTCAAGGATAGATATGCTGCAGCAATCGGTGAGCAAAAGCGCTGCTATTCTCTGATGAAAGCTTTTCAG GAAAAATGTTCCAAGGAGAAGTTACGGGGTCAGAGTTCCAGATGA
- the LOC127086306 gene encoding uncharacterized protein LOC127086306 isoform X3, translating to MESLDKISSVDKILDLLSTVGYVDATGSDAPPSQKIAAGLSWIIAALNPNSNIICRHDENNTHYIEESLKLIECPHPLQQTHIQNCDADALFPVIQWFASRLKSTQEQCVLRDEETIEEEDEVKTTLINKLDELNQRKTNVVEQLDELRARINKEGVDSAVQKFYPFIMSMKNLERKENSFLFNRDSKHSELQAEISELERKIANDYDSKSLTDELHHSFRESLERVDLMKKEHAARLRDVVAVRRQIDDLPCQSEIVQYEHRLSELYAQIQGKHRQTRKYYSTYNALLEIKELMLKETSLLNSIISQFQEAFNSADGRIKIVHSMEGIVKGSQQKLEKVQLGFQEEERICNDLKDRYAAAIGEQKRCYSLMKAFQEKCSKEKLRGQSSR from the exons ATGGAGTCACTAGACAAAATCTCAAGCGTCGACAAAATTTTGGATCTACTTTCCACCGTCGGCTACGTCGACGCCACAGGTTCCGATGCACCGCCGTCGCAGAAAATTGCCGCCGGCCTCTCTTGGATCATCGCCGCCCTCAACCCCAACTCCAACATAAT TTGCAGACACGATGAAAACAACACACATTACATAGAAGAATCTCTAAAGTTAATTGAATGTCCGCACCCTCTTCAACAAACTCATATTCAAAATTGTGATGCTGATGCTCTTTTTCCCGTTATTCAATGGTTTGCTTCACGTTTAAAATCAACGCAAGAGCAATGT GTACTTCGCGATGAAGAAACTATTGAAGAAGAGGATGAGGTTAAAACTACTTTGATAAACAAGTTGGATGAACTG AACCAACGGAAGACAAATGTTGTGGAGCAGTTAGATGAGTTAAGAGCGAGAATCAATAAGGAAGGTGTTGATTCTGCCGTTCAGAAGTTTTATCCTTTTATCATGTCTATGAAG AATCTTGAAAGGAAGGAAAACAGCTTTCTGTTCAACCGTGATTCTAAGCATTCAGAACTTCAGGCCGAAATTAGTGAATTAGAGAGGAAAATAGCAAATGACTATGATAGCAAGAGCCTTACTGATGAGCTTCATCATTCTTTCCGTGAATCACTTGAAAGAGTCGATTTGATGAAAAAG GAACATGCTGCTAGACTAAGGGATGTAGTGGCAGTAAGACGGCAGATTGATGATCTACCATGCCAATCAGAAATCGTCCA GTATGAACACCGGCTCTCAGAACTGTATGCTCAAATCCAG GGAAAACATCGACAGACTCGCAAATACTATTCTACCTACAATGCTCTGTTGGAAATAAAAGAGTTGATGTTAAAGGAAACATCTTTATTGAATTCGATCATCTCACAG TTTCAAGAGGCCTTTAATAGTGCTGATGGTCGTATAAAAATTGTTCATTCTATGGAAGGAATTGTCAAGGGAAGTCAACAG AAACTGGAAAAGGTTCAACTAGGGTTTCAAGAAGAAGAGAGAATCTGTAATGACCTCAAGGATAGATATGCTGCAGCAATCGGTGAGCAAAAGCGCTGCTATTCTCTGATGAAAGCTTTTCAG GAAAAATGTTCCAAGGAGAAGTTACGGGGTCAGAGTTCCAGATGA
- the LOC127086306 gene encoding uncharacterized protein LOC127086306 isoform X1 — MESLDKISSVDKILDLLSTVGYVDATGSDAPPSQKIAAGLSWIIAALNPNSNIICRHDENNTHYIEESLKLIECPHPLQQTHIQNCDADALFPVIQWFASRLKSTQEQCVSEVLRDEETIEEEDEVKTTLINKLDELNQRKTNVVEQLDELRARINKEGVDSAVQKFYPFIMSMKNLERKENSFLFNRDSKHSELQAEISELERKIANDYDSKSLTDELHHSFRESLERVDLMKKEHAARLRDVVAVRRQIDDLPCQSEIVQYEHRLSELYAQIQGKHRQTRKYYSTYNALLEIKELMLKETSLLNSIISQFQEAFNSADGRIKIVHSMEGIVKGSQQKLEKVQLGFQEEERICNDLKDRYAAAIGEQKRCYSLMKAFQEKCSKEKLRGQSSR; from the exons ATGGAGTCACTAGACAAAATCTCAAGCGTCGACAAAATTTTGGATCTACTTTCCACCGTCGGCTACGTCGACGCCACAGGTTCCGATGCACCGCCGTCGCAGAAAATTGCCGCCGGCCTCTCTTGGATCATCGCCGCCCTCAACCCCAACTCCAACATAAT TTGCAGACACGATGAAAACAACACACATTACATAGAAGAATCTCTAAAGTTAATTGAATGTCCGCACCCTCTTCAACAAACTCATATTCAAAATTGTGATGCTGATGCTCTTTTTCCCGTTATTCAATGGTTTGCTTCACGTTTAAAATCAACGCAAGAGCAATGTGTCAGTGAG GTACTTCGCGATGAAGAAACTATTGAAGAAGAGGATGAGGTTAAAACTACTTTGATAAACAAGTTGGATGAACTG AACCAACGGAAGACAAATGTTGTGGAGCAGTTAGATGAGTTAAGAGCGAGAATCAATAAGGAAGGTGTTGATTCTGCCGTTCAGAAGTTTTATCCTTTTATCATGTCTATGAAG AATCTTGAAAGGAAGGAAAACAGCTTTCTGTTCAACCGTGATTCTAAGCATTCAGAACTTCAGGCCGAAATTAGTGAATTAGAGAGGAAAATAGCAAATGACTATGATAGCAAGAGCCTTACTGATGAGCTTCATCATTCTTTCCGTGAATCACTTGAAAGAGTCGATTTGATGAAAAAG GAACATGCTGCTAGACTAAGGGATGTAGTGGCAGTAAGACGGCAGATTGATGATCTACCATGCCAATCAGAAATCGTCCA GTATGAACACCGGCTCTCAGAACTGTATGCTCAAATCCAG GGAAAACATCGACAGACTCGCAAATACTATTCTACCTACAATGCTCTGTTGGAAATAAAAGAGTTGATGTTAAAGGAAACATCTTTATTGAATTCGATCATCTCACAG TTTCAAGAGGCCTTTAATAGTGCTGATGGTCGTATAAAAATTGTTCATTCTATGGAAGGAATTGTCAAGGGAAGTCAACAG AAACTGGAAAAGGTTCAACTAGGGTTTCAAGAAGAAGAGAGAATCTGTAATGACCTCAAGGATAGATATGCTGCAGCAATCGGTGAGCAAAAGCGCTGCTATTCTCTGATGAAAGCTTTTCAG GAAAAATGTTCCAAGGAGAAGTTACGGGGTCAGAGTTCCAGATGA
- the LOC127086306 gene encoding uncharacterized protein LOC127086306 isoform X5 codes for MESLDKISSVDKILDLLSTVGYVDATGSDAPPSQKIAAGLSWIIAALNPNSNIICRHDENNTHYIEESLKLIECPHPLQQTHIQNCDADALFPVIQWFASRLKSTQEQCVSEVLRDEETIEEEDEVKTTLINKLDELNQRKTNVVEQLDELRARINKEGVDSAVQKFYPFIMSMKNLERKENSFLFNRDSKHSELQAEISELERKIANDYDSKSLTDELHHSFRESLERVDLMKKEHAARLRDVVAVRRQIDDLPCQSEIVQYEHRLSELYAQIQGKHRQTRKYYSTYNALLEIKELMLKETSLLNSIISQFQEAFNSADGRIKIVHSMEGIVKGSQQVTIAAFGLMHLFSSIFSTFHG; via the exons ATGGAGTCACTAGACAAAATCTCAAGCGTCGACAAAATTTTGGATCTACTTTCCACCGTCGGCTACGTCGACGCCACAGGTTCCGATGCACCGCCGTCGCAGAAAATTGCCGCCGGCCTCTCTTGGATCATCGCCGCCCTCAACCCCAACTCCAACATAAT TTGCAGACACGATGAAAACAACACACATTACATAGAAGAATCTCTAAAGTTAATTGAATGTCCGCACCCTCTTCAACAAACTCATATTCAAAATTGTGATGCTGATGCTCTTTTTCCCGTTATTCAATGGTTTGCTTCACGTTTAAAATCAACGCAAGAGCAATGTGTCAGTGAG GTACTTCGCGATGAAGAAACTATTGAAGAAGAGGATGAGGTTAAAACTACTTTGATAAACAAGTTGGATGAACTG AACCAACGGAAGACAAATGTTGTGGAGCAGTTAGATGAGTTAAGAGCGAGAATCAATAAGGAAGGTGTTGATTCTGCCGTTCAGAAGTTTTATCCTTTTATCATGTCTATGAAG AATCTTGAAAGGAAGGAAAACAGCTTTCTGTTCAACCGTGATTCTAAGCATTCAGAACTTCAGGCCGAAATTAGTGAATTAGAGAGGAAAATAGCAAATGACTATGATAGCAAGAGCCTTACTGATGAGCTTCATCATTCTTTCCGTGAATCACTTGAAAGAGTCGATTTGATGAAAAAG GAACATGCTGCTAGACTAAGGGATGTAGTGGCAGTAAGACGGCAGATTGATGATCTACCATGCCAATCAGAAATCGTCCA GTATGAACACCGGCTCTCAGAACTGTATGCTCAAATCCAG GGAAAACATCGACAGACTCGCAAATACTATTCTACCTACAATGCTCTGTTGGAAATAAAAGAGTTGATGTTAAAGGAAACATCTTTATTGAATTCGATCATCTCACAG TTTCAAGAGGCCTTTAATAGTGCTGATGGTCGTATAAAAATTGTTCATTCTATGGAAGGAATTGTCAAGGGAAGTCAACAG GTGACAATTGCTGCGTTTGGTCTTATGCACCTTTTCTCGTCAATTTTCAGTACATTTCATGGCTAA